CTCCTTTTGACTGGTTCAAGTTCTACAAAAATAGGTTCGATATGCAACATATTGCTGCGGTAGGTCCTTTAAAAGGTCATGCGTTAAGCATGTTCTTAAAAAAATTAATCTTCCCAAAAAGGATAAAAAGGTTCGTAGATTTAGACAAAGCTGTGGCTTGGGCAACTGAAATTTCCGAAAAATCTACAGAATCAGTAATTTAATATTATAATTTTGTTGAAAGATTAATTATTTGAAAGCCTTATTTACAAAAAAATCTTAAACATCTTCAAAATAGATTTTATAATCAGTCTAAATAGACATACTAAATCCTGTTAATTCTTGTTAATAACTAGCTTGTGATGTAAATTCGCATATAAAATTATCAACTAATGAGCGGATTTTTTAAATCTTCGATTGGTAGAAAGTACGCAATGGCACTTTCTGCTTTCTTTTTAATGTTTTTTCTACTTCAGCATTTTGCAATTAACATTTTATCGGTTTTCAGTCCAGATGCCTTCAATGAAGCTTCGCACTTTATGGGTACATTTTGGGCCGTACAATATGTTCTGCAGCCTGTTTTAATTTTCGGTGTAATCTATCATTTTGTGATGGGTTTCATCTTAGAAGCCAAAAACAGAAGTGCTAGGGTAAAAAAATACGCAAAAAACAATGGTGCTGCCAATTCATCATGGATGAGCCGTAATATGATTTACAGCGGTTTGTGCATTTTGGCATTTTTGGTACTTCACTTTATTGATTTCTGGATCCCAGAAATCAATACAAAATATATTCAAGGCGATATGTCTGGTTTATTGGGTAACGGTGAAGGCTTTCGTTATTATGAGGAACTTGCCCATAAGTTTGAAAGCCCATTACGTGTTGGCGCTTATGTAATCGCCTTCGTATTCTTATCGTTACACCTAATGCATGGCTTTAGTTCTGCATTTCAGTCTGCCGGTGCAACGAGCATGAGAAAAGAAAAATTACAATTGTTTGGTAAAGCGTATGCTATAATAATTCCATTAGGATTTATTTTCATTGCACTTTTTCATCATTTTA
The sequence above is a segment of the Maribacter dokdonensis DSW-8 genome. Coding sequences within it:
- a CDS encoding succinate dehydrogenase cytochrome b subunit, with product MSGFFKSSIGRKYAMALSAFFLMFFLLQHFAINILSVFSPDAFNEASHFMGTFWAVQYVLQPVLIFGVIYHFVMGFILEAKNRSARVKKYAKNNGAANSSWMSRNMIYSGLCILAFLVLHFIDFWIPEINTKYIQGDMSGLLGNGEGFRYYEELAHKFESPLRVGAYVIAFVFLSLHLMHGFSSAFQSAGATSMRKEKLQLFGKAYAIIIPLGFIFIALFHHFNHH